One window of Entelurus aequoreus isolate RoL-2023_Sb linkage group LG06, RoL_Eaeq_v1.1, whole genome shotgun sequence genomic DNA carries:
- the npy8br gene encoding neuropeptide Y receptor Y8b, producing the protein MNSEAKIMEQPANSNHNHASWKEIPWDLTEDCSLSLSATTFLIVAYSAVLAVGLLGNSCLVFVIARHKEMRNVTNVLIANLSFSDILMCVVCLPVTIIYTLMDRWILGETLCKLTSFIQCISVTVSIFSLILIAMERYQLIIHPTGWKPVVRQSYLAVALTWITACLISVPFFKYNIVTLPFQNLSAPFPVNDQLVCMERWPSVKARRAYTTSLLIFQYFLPLALIMLCYLHIYLRLRRRKDMVERSRNATERKTKGSTRINILLTAIVVAFALSWLPLNIFNTVFDWNHEAIPSCGHDIIFSFCHLVAMASTCINPIIYGFLNNNFQKQLKSTLLHCRCWGAAERYESVPLSTVSTEVTKGSVLSNGSSSFNT; encoded by the coding sequence ATGAATAGTGAAGCCAAGATAATGGAGCAGCCGGCCAACAGCAACCACAACCACGCCTCGTGGAAAGAGATTCCCTGGGACTTGACGGAGGACTGTTCGCTGTCGCTGAGCGCCACCACCTTCCTCATCGTGGCCTACAGCGCCGTCCTGGCGGTGGGTCTGCTCGGGAACTCCTGCCTGGTGTTTGTCATTGCCCGGCACAAGGAGATGCGCAACGTCACCAACGTCCTCATCGCCAACTTATCCTTTTCCGACATTCTCATGTGCGTGGTGTGCCTGCCGGTCACCATCATCTACACCCTGATGGACCGCTGGATCCTGGGGGAGACTTTGTGCAAACTTACGTCCTTCATTCAGTGTATATCGGTCACTGTCTCCATCTTTTCCCTCATCCTCATCGCCATGGAGCGCTACCAGCTCATCATCCATCCCACTGGATGGAAGCCGGTGGTGAGGCAGTCCTATCTGGCGGTGGCGCTCACCTGGATCACGGCCTGCCTGATCTCAGTGCCTTTCTTCAAGTACAACATCGTTACCTTGCCTTTCCAGAACCTCAGCGCCCCCTTCCCAGTCAATGACCAACTGGTTTGTATGGAACGGTGGCCGTCCGTGAAGGCTCGGCGAGCTTACACCACCTCTCTGCTCATCTTCCAGTACTTCCTCCCTCTGGCCCTCATCATGCTGTGCTACCTGCACATCTACTTGCGACTCAGACGGAGGAAGGACATGGTGGAGCGCAGCAGGAATGCCACGGAAAGGAAAACCAAAGGCTCCACCAGGATCAACATCTTGTTAACCGCCATCGTGGTGGCCTTCGCGCTTTCCTGGCTGCCGCTTAACATCTTCAACACGGTGTTCGACTGGAACCACGAGGCCATCCCGTCCTGCGGCCACGATATCATCTTCTCCTTCTGCCACCTCGTTGCCATGGCATCCACCTGCATCAACCCCATCATCTACGGCTTCCTCAACAACAACTTCCAGAAACAGCTCAAGTCCACCCTGCTGCATTGTCGCTGCTGGGGGGCGGCGGAGCGCTACGAGAGCGTGCCGCTCTCCACTGTCAGCACTGAGGTCACCAAGGGTTCCGTCCTGAGCAATGGCTCCAGCAGCTTCAATACATAA